Proteins from a single region of Parambassis ranga chromosome 16, fParRan2.1, whole genome shotgun sequence:
- the flot1b gene encoding flotillin-1b isoform X2, giving the protein MFYTCGPNEAMVVSGFGRSPPLMIAGGRVFVFPCIQQIQRITLNTLTLNVKSDKVYTRHGVPISVTGIAQVKIQGQNKEMLVTACQMFLGKSEGEIAQIALETLEGHQRAIIAHLTVEEIYQDRKKFSEQVFKVASSDLVNMGIGVVSYTLKDVHDDQDYLHSLGKARTAQVQKDARIGEAQYKRDAVIREAHAMQEKVSAQYKNEIEMAKAQRDYELKKAAYDVEVNTKKAESEMAYQLQVAKTKQRIEEEKMQVQVVERTQQIMLQEQEIIRKEKELEAKIKKPAEAEKFKLEKLAEAQRLQLIMEAEAEAESVKMKGEAEAFALEAKGRAEAEQMSKKAEAFKQYKDGAMVDMLLEKLPLMAEEISKPLSAANKVTMVSSGGSEVGAAKLAGEVLEIMTRLPSTVEKLTGVTISQVH; this is encoded by the exons ATGTTTTACACGTGTGGACCTAATGAAGCCATGGTGGTGTCAG GCTTTGGCcgttctcctcctctcatgATTGCTGGAGGGAGAGTGTTTGTCTTTCCATGTATCCAGCAGATCCAGAG AATCACACTCAACACACTGACTCTAAATGTGAAGAGTGACAAAGTCTACACCCGCCATGGTGTCCCTATCTCCGTCACTGGGATTGCACAG GTGAAAATCCAGGGCCAGAACAAGGAGATGTTGGTCACTGCCTGTCAGATGTTCTTGGGTAAATCAGAGGGGGAGATTGCTCAGATTGCACTTGAGACCCTTGAGGGACACCAGAGAGCTATCATTGCCCATTTAACTGTGGAG GAGATCTATCAGGATCGTAAGAAGTTCTCTGAGCAGGTTTTTAAAGTTGCCTCCTCTGACTTGGTCAACATGGGGATTGGTGTTGTCAGCTACACGCTCAAAGATGTTCATGATGATCAG GACTACCTTCACTCTCTTGGTAAAGCCAGAACAGCTCAGGTGCAGAAAGATGCCAGGATTGGAGAGGCTCAATACAAACGGGATGCCGTCATCAGA GAGGCCCATGCCATGCAGGAGAAGGTGTCAGCTCAGTACAAAAATGAGATTGAAATGGCAAAAGCTCAGAGAGACTACGAGCTGAAGAAGGCAGCCTATGACGTTGAGGTCAATACCAAGAAGGCTGAGTCAGAAATGGCCTATCAGCTGCAG GTGGCCAAGACCAAGCAGCGCATCGAGGAGGAGAAGATGCAAGTTCAGGTGGTAGAACGCACACAGCAGATTAtgctgcaggagcaggagattATCCGCAaagagaaggagctggaggccaAAATTAAAAAGCCTGCAGAAGCTGAGAAGTTCAAACTAGAAAAGTTGGCTGAGGCACAGCG CTTGCAGCTCATTATGGAGGCGGAGGCGGAGGCCGAGTCTGTCAAA ATGAAGGGTGAGGCAGAGGCTTTTGCTCTTGAGGCTAAAGGCCGTGCTGAGGCTGAGCAGATGTCCAAGAAGGCTGAGGCCTTCAAGCAGTACAAAGATGGGGCCATGGTGGACATGCTCCTAGAGAAGCTGCCATTG ATGGCCGAGGAAATCAGCAAGCCACTCTCAGCTGCTAACAAGGTCACCATGGTGTCCAGTGGTGGATCAGAGGTGGGAGCAGCCAAACTCGCAGGAGAGGTGTTAGAAATCATGACCAGGCTGCCATCCACTGTGGAGAAGCTCACTGGAGTCACCATCTCCCAGGTACACTGA
- the flot1b gene encoding flotillin-1b isoform X1 has product MFYTCGPNEAMVVSGFGRSPPLMIAGGRVFVFPCIQQIQRITLNTLTLNVKSDKVYTRHGVPISVTGIAQVKIQGQNKEMLVTACQMFLGKSEGEIAQIALETLEGHQRAIIAHLTVEEIYQDRKKFSEQVFKVASSDLVNMGIGVVSYTLKDVHDDQDYLHSLGKARTAQVQKDARIGEAQYKRDAVIREAHAMQEKVSAQYKNEIEMAKAQRDYELKKAAYDVEVNTKKAESEMAYQLQVAKTKQRIEEEKMQVQVVERTQQIMLQEQEIIRKEKELEAKIKKPAEAEKFKLEKLAEAQRLQLIMEAEAEAESVKMKGEAEAFALEAKGRAEAEQMSKKAEAFKQYKDGAMVDMLLEKLPLMAEEISKPLSAANKVTMVSSGGSEVGAAKLAGEVLEIMTRLPSTVEKLTGVTISQVAGKSALVY; this is encoded by the exons ATGTTTTACACGTGTGGACCTAATGAAGCCATGGTGGTGTCAG GCTTTGGCcgttctcctcctctcatgATTGCTGGAGGGAGAGTGTTTGTCTTTCCATGTATCCAGCAGATCCAGAG AATCACACTCAACACACTGACTCTAAATGTGAAGAGTGACAAAGTCTACACCCGCCATGGTGTCCCTATCTCCGTCACTGGGATTGCACAG GTGAAAATCCAGGGCCAGAACAAGGAGATGTTGGTCACTGCCTGTCAGATGTTCTTGGGTAAATCAGAGGGGGAGATTGCTCAGATTGCACTTGAGACCCTTGAGGGACACCAGAGAGCTATCATTGCCCATTTAACTGTGGAG GAGATCTATCAGGATCGTAAGAAGTTCTCTGAGCAGGTTTTTAAAGTTGCCTCCTCTGACTTGGTCAACATGGGGATTGGTGTTGTCAGCTACACGCTCAAAGATGTTCATGATGATCAG GACTACCTTCACTCTCTTGGTAAAGCCAGAACAGCTCAGGTGCAGAAAGATGCCAGGATTGGAGAGGCTCAATACAAACGGGATGCCGTCATCAGA GAGGCCCATGCCATGCAGGAGAAGGTGTCAGCTCAGTACAAAAATGAGATTGAAATGGCAAAAGCTCAGAGAGACTACGAGCTGAAGAAGGCAGCCTATGACGTTGAGGTCAATACCAAGAAGGCTGAGTCAGAAATGGCCTATCAGCTGCAG GTGGCCAAGACCAAGCAGCGCATCGAGGAGGAGAAGATGCAAGTTCAGGTGGTAGAACGCACACAGCAGATTAtgctgcaggagcaggagattATCCGCAaagagaaggagctggaggccaAAATTAAAAAGCCTGCAGAAGCTGAGAAGTTCAAACTAGAAAAGTTGGCTGAGGCACAGCG CTTGCAGCTCATTATGGAGGCGGAGGCGGAGGCCGAGTCTGTCAAA ATGAAGGGTGAGGCAGAGGCTTTTGCTCTTGAGGCTAAAGGCCGTGCTGAGGCTGAGCAGATGTCCAAGAAGGCTGAGGCCTTCAAGCAGTACAAAGATGGGGCCATGGTGGACATGCTCCTAGAGAAGCTGCCATTG ATGGCCGAGGAAATCAGCAAGCCACTCTCAGCTGCTAACAAGGTCACCATGGTGTCCAGTGGTGGATCAGAGGTGGGAGCAGCCAAACTCGCAGGAGAGGTGTTAGAAATCATGACCAGGCTGCCATCCACTGTGGAGAAGCTCACTGGAGTCACCATCTCCCAG GTTGCCGGAAAGAGTGCTCTTGTCTATTAA